Proteins from a single region of Strix uralensis isolate ZFMK-TIS-50842 chromosome 12, bStrUra1, whole genome shotgun sequence:
- the LOC141948965 gene encoding syncytin-2-like: MTCTLSNHGHSPTTMPALAGFLLGVFGLCWNLHQAEGWVVPQPKQNIWVTLANMTHQETLCLSTANPENPFSTCLVGVPVDTWPIPQTLQAFSLCNSSKNCTDNWDGVYSHLPQVTQEPQELELLGSVIMDACVFFNYSYNTTRRGQNVNATNAAYHNSTAWCNYTSTNISRSFAVPLALPPGVFLICEDRAWGGVPSKLNGGPCSLGRLTLLTPNVSMILNMTRKHKRVPRTVHRFESSCRDNVEFWNPGQIITASILAPGVGVANALTTLNKLGCWLSKQTNATSLALSGLLTDVDSVRHATLQNRAAIDFLLLAQGHGCEDFEGMCCMNLSDHSESIFKSIQQLKDGVRRLTEEDGLDWLTRMFKGWGLSGWLISLLQVPSSSPTLETTAQEHPRCNTHLMNPRFELQLQDKKGSTGTKPMS; encoded by the exons atgacgtgcacgctgtcaaatcatggacattcaccgactaca atgccggccctcgctgggttcctgctcggtgtgttcggcctgtgctggaacctgcatcaggctgaaggatgggtagttccacaacccaagcagaatatctgggtaactttggcaaatatgacacatcaagaaaccttgtgcctttctactgcgaacccggaaaatccattctccacctgtttggtgggagtgccagtagacacatggccaatcccacaaacccttcaggctttctctctttgcaactcttcaaaaaattgtacagataattgggatggtgtatatagtcaccttccacaggttacgcaagaaccccaagagctagagttgctaggctctgttataatggatgcttgtgtgttttttaattactcctataacaccacacggagagggcaaaatgtgaatgcaactaatgctgcttatcataattcaactgcttggtgcaattatacttcgactaacatctcacgatcttttgctgttcctcttgcattacctcctggtgtgtttctaatctgtgaagatcgtgcctggggaggcgtcccatctaaactgaatggaggcccgtgtagcctcggacgtctcacgttattaacaccaaatgtgtcaatgattctgaatatgactcgaaaacataagcgagtcccaaggaccgttcatcggtttgaaagttcttgtcgagataacgttgaattctggaatccaggccagatcataacggcctccatattggcaccaggagttggtgttgcaaatgccttaacgactttgaataagttgggatgttggcttagcaaacagactaatgctacttctttagctttaagtggccttttaactgatgttgatagtgttagacatgctactttacagaacagggctgcaattgactttttgcttttagcgcaaggacatggatgtgaagattttgaaggaatgtgttgcatgaatttgtctgaccactcagaatctatttttaaaagtatacagcagctgaaggatggtgtgaggcgtctaacagaagaggacggattggactggcttacaaggatgtttaaaggatggggactttctggatggttgatatctctg CTGCAGGTGCCATCTAGCTCGCCCACGCTAGAGACCACTGCTCAAGAACATCCTCGATGCAACACGCACCTGATGAATCCACGCTTCGAGTTACAATTGCAAGACAAGAAAGGCTCGACGGGCACTAAGCCGATGAGTTGA